Proteins co-encoded in one Astyanax mexicanus isolate ESR-SI-001 chromosome 1, AstMex3_surface, whole genome shotgun sequence genomic window:
- the LOC103042233 gene encoding tripartite motif-containing protein 16-like isoform X1 has product MAEVSILDQDQFSCSVCLDLLKNPVAIPCGHSYCMVCINGCWDQEDQRGVYSCPQCRETFTPRPVLRRNNMLAEVVEKLKKTEVRAASPAHCYAGAGDVECDFCTGRKLKAIKSCLMCLASLCETHLKPHLEIPALIKHKLVKASTRLQEKICSQHDKLIEIYCRTDQQFICYLCTMDEHMGHSTVAAVAERKEKQSQIKKIQKKFQQRIQEKQKKLQEVNQTVKNVKLSAQSAVEDSERIFTELIRSIEKKRSEVTELIRDQEKTELSAAEELLEQLEQEITDLKRRNTELQQLSHTEDHIHFLQRFQSVSVSPGDKDSPSITVHHHHHHHHLSFDGVRKSLSDLKERLEEFCRKEFSKISAQAAAAQTILPPEPKNRADFLHYFCRLTLDPNTVHQYLSLSENNRVVKRINKQIYSDHPERFDSYGQVLSKESVSGRCYWEVEWSSKRGYKLYISVSYKGISRKGWGNECRLGHNDQSWSLQCSPSLSFWYNNTETEISAPPSSRIGVYVDHSAGTLSFYSVSDTMTLLHTVHTTFTQPLYAGFRVDGLFVAGNVLYGLGGTARLCDPE; this is encoded by the exons ATGGCAGAGGTCAGTATTTTAGATCAGGAtcagttcagctgttcagtctgtctggatctactgaagaaTCCAGTAGctattccctgtggacacagttactgtatggtgtgtattaatggctgctgggatcaggaggatcagagGGGGGTCTACAGCTGCCCCCAGTGCAGAGAAACGTTCACTCCGAGGCCTGTTCTACGCAGAAacaacatgctggctgaagtggtggagaaactgaagaagacagaagtccgagctgcttctcctgctcactgttacgctggagctggagatgtggagtgtgatttctgtaCTGGGAGAAAACTCAAAGCCATCAAGTCCTGTCTGATGTGTTTAGCGTCTCTCTGTGAAACTCATCTTAAACCTCATCTGGAAATTCCAGCTTTAATCAAACACAAGCTGGTGAAAGCGTCCACACGACTACAGgagaagatctgctctcagcatgaTAAACTGATCGAGATCTACTGTCGCACTGATCAacagtttatctgttatttatgtaCGATGGATGAACACATGGGTCACAGTACAGTTGCAGCTGTAGCAGAAAGGAAAGAGAAGCAG AGTCAGATAAAGAAGATACAGAAAAAGTTCCAGCAGAGAATCCAGGAGAAACAGAAGAAGCTGCAGGAGGTGAACCAGACTGTAAAAAATGTTAAG CTCTCTGCACagtcagcagtggaggacagtgagaggatctttactgagctgatccgctccattgagaaaaagcgctctgaggtaacagagctgatcagagatcaggagaagactgaactgagtgcagctgaagaactcctggagcagctggagcaggagatcactgatctaaagaggagaaacactgagctgcagcagctttcacacacagaaGATCACATCCACTTCCTCCAG AGATTCCAGTCTGTGAGTGTCTCTCCTGGAGATAAAGATTCACCCAGCATCActgtccatcatcatcatcatcatcatcatctctcatTTGATGGAGTGAGGAAATCTCTCTCTGATTTGAAAGAGCGACTGGAGGAATTCTGCAGGAAGGAGTTCAGTAAAATCTCTGCACAGG CTGCAGCAGCTCAAACCATTTTACCCCCAGAACCAAAAAACAGAGCAGACTTTCTACact atttctGTCGACTGactctggatccaaacacagtacATCAGTATCTCAGTCTGTCTGAGAACAACAGAGTGGTGAAGCGCATTAATAAACAGATTTactctgatcatccagagagatttgacaGTTATGGTCAGGTGTTGAGTAaggagagtgtgagtggacgctgttactgggaggttgagtggagcaGCAAAAGGGGATATAAACTTTACATATCAGTATCATATAAAGGGATCAGCAGGAAAGGATGGGGTAATGAATGCAGGTTAGGACACAATGATCAGTCCTGGAGTCTGCagtgttctccctctctctctttctggtacAACAACACTGAGACTGAGATCTCAGCTCCTCCATCctccagaataggagtgtatgtggatcacagtgcaggaactctgtccttctacagcgtctctgatacaatgaccctcctacacacagtccacaccacattcactcagcccctctacgcTGGATTCAGGGTTGATGGTCTGTTTGTAGCTGGTAATGTGTTATATGGTTTGGGTGGAACTGCGAGGTTGTGTGATCCAGAATAA